A genomic window from Sulfurospirillum diekertiae includes:
- a CDS encoding acetyl-CoA carboxylase biotin carboxylase subunit → MYARKITKVLIANRGEIALRIIRACKELEIKSVCVFSTIDANGVWVRKADESYLLKGDPIQVYLDYKSIVALAKEVGADAIHPGYGFLSENADFAQYCIDHDIAFIGPKPDHIALFGDKMASKIAMKAVGVPVLEGTEQPIIDMSAAIQVAREIGFPVIIKAAFGGGGKGMRIVKKEEEFIPMFEAATQEAERFFGRGDAFIEKYVQNPRHIEVQIMADKFGNVIHLGERDCSIQRRHQKVVEIAPSPRLNNAVRQELLRASKKAMFKLGYESVGTMEYLVDEEDNFYFIEMNTRVQVEHTITEAITGIDIVQSMIHIAEGKPLPTLQEDIKFRGYAIECRINAEDPKNGFIPSSGRITTYLSPGGPGVRLDAIGFKDYVVPTNYDSMIGKMIVVGIDWEGAVRKARRALDEFIISGIPTNIPLHRQIVRDEDFKQGIFDTTYLDKKLPTFTLDAIHDIEEDEIKHEHIAAIVAALKNKGI, encoded by the coding sequence GTGTACGCACGAAAAATCACAAAGGTATTGATTGCCAATCGCGGTGAAATCGCGCTTAGGATCATTAGGGCATGTAAAGAGTTGGAGATCAAAAGTGTTTGTGTTTTTTCAACGATTGATGCGAACGGTGTTTGGGTCCGAAAAGCAGATGAGAGTTATTTGCTCAAAGGCGATCCTATTCAAGTCTATCTGGATTACAAAAGTATCGTAGCTCTTGCCAAAGAGGTCGGTGCAGATGCCATTCATCCAGGTTATGGCTTTTTGTCTGAAAATGCTGATTTTGCACAGTATTGTATTGACCATGACATCGCTTTTATTGGTCCAAAACCTGACCATATAGCACTTTTTGGTGACAAGATGGCATCAAAAATTGCAATGAAAGCAGTAGGAGTACCTGTTCTTGAAGGAACAGAACAACCGATTATTGATATGAGCGCTGCTATTCAAGTTGCGCGTGAAATTGGTTTCCCTGTGATTATCAAAGCTGCCTTTGGTGGTGGTGGTAAGGGTATGCGTATCGTCAAAAAAGAGGAAGAGTTCATTCCGATGTTTGAAGCAGCAACCCAAGAAGCTGAGCGCTTTTTTGGGCGAGGTGATGCCTTTATTGAAAAGTATGTTCAAAACCCTCGTCATATCGAAGTGCAAATTATGGCGGATAAATTTGGTAACGTTATTCACTTAGGTGAGCGTGACTGTTCTATTCAAAGACGTCACCAAAAAGTGGTTGAGATCGCACCTAGTCCAAGATTGAACAACGCAGTACGTCAAGAACTGCTTCGTGCTTCTAAAAAAGCAATGTTCAAACTAGGGTATGAGAGTGTTGGCACGATGGAATATCTTGTTGATGAAGAGGATAACTTCTATTTCATTGAGATGAATACCAGAGTACAAGTGGAACATACGATTACAGAAGCAATTACGGGCATTGATATTGTTCAAAGTATGATTCATATTGCAGAGGGTAAACCTCTTCCAACATTGCAAGAAGATATTAAGTTTAGAGGCTATGCGATTGAGTGCCGTATTAACGCGGAAGATCCTAAAAATGGATTTATTCCTTCTTCAGGTCGCATTACCACCTATCTCTCTCCCGGAGGTCCTGGTGTAAGACTGGATGCCATCGGCTTTAAAGATTACGTTGTTCCAACCAATTATGATTCAATGATCGGAAAAATGATCGTTGTGGGCATTGATTGGGAAGGTGCTGTACGTAAAGCGAGACGTGCTTTGGATGAATTTATTATCTCTGGCATTCCTACTAATATTCCCCTTCATCGTCAAATTGTACGCGATGAAGATTTTAAACAAGGTATCTTTGATACGACTTATCTTGATAAAAAACTTCCTACCTTTACACTTGATGCGATTCATGATATTGAGGAAGATGAAATCAAACATGAGCACATTGCAGCTATTGTTGCAGCGCTCAAAAATAAAGGGATCTAA
- the ciaB gene encoding invasion protein CiaB: protein MMTPKFENDLKRFYELLGERQRALGSYFSIVESEDCDKRIETLIDTFLTSIELSLIRENRVAALTRLINLRDEQMVQALEKEAKDEVFITQAKEKAYVWVKDFYLKCHNELIMQVQKEWLFSPFYRRLLRGVHEVGVVMSAWQSHWNEHIINTINPLLELEYNKDAQAIAEMLHVKGLMDPDPSGNDGDRSYSVLEKVEGGYIARAYATAFPKEISQVRNTLQDLCDDLSEMDDPDLDQKEAYISYLKALSDAFSEEERSELIAKWAEVDRKWMKITSPIQIGHPLEYYEDHYKKAVALEWDVRVSNPEDKGAYVTYERILKMIIRLFDQNNLDATQIKEMMLFNLKRVQLYIGRPALFYAAEFNGLFSAQVVPNDETVSRELGKKIFAFSDNILDSLRDKPFLKINQEVLGKDFMDKERELIYHDAKTWHQVYEVTTIGHEFGHILWMDHDTEAKMNQSGVFKNIEEFKATTGGLVAFFMQEDERLKEAILRDTIKRSIGLIGWMKTGEVEPYYCEGLIHLTGLFQSGVLTFDQTLRIDLSTNTYETLKEWYFKTYTELLEHYLAKADAKLFLERYARKEEGIYFPNDPRVHSFVDYYWALHQRMGRDIDESVKRSDWL from the coding sequence ATGATGACTCCGAAATTTGAAAATGATCTAAAGCGGTTTTATGAACTTCTAGGGGAGCGCCAAAGGGCTCTTGGGAGTTATTTTAGTATTGTGGAATCTGAAGATTGTGACAAGCGTATCGAAACATTGATCGATACCTTTCTAACAAGTATTGAATTAAGTTTAATTCGTGAAAATAGGGTCGCAGCACTCACTCGTCTGATTAACCTTCGTGATGAACAGATGGTTCAAGCGTTAGAAAAAGAGGCTAAAGATGAGGTTTTCATCACCCAAGCGAAAGAAAAAGCGTATGTGTGGGTAAAAGATTTCTATCTCAAATGTCACAATGAACTGATTATGCAAGTACAAAAAGAGTGGCTATTTTCACCTTTTTATCGTCGACTTTTAAGAGGAGTCCATGAAGTAGGCGTTGTGATGAGTGCGTGGCAATCGCACTGGAATGAACACATTATTAATACCATCAACCCACTTCTCGAACTTGAATACAATAAAGACGCTCAAGCGATTGCTGAAATGTTACATGTAAAAGGGTTAATGGATCCAGATCCTTCAGGAAACGACGGTGATAGGTCGTATTCTGTTTTGGAAAAAGTAGAAGGTGGCTATATTGCAAGAGCTTATGCAACAGCTTTTCCAAAAGAGATTTCACAGGTTCGAAATACCCTTCAAGATTTATGTGATGATCTCTCTGAAATGGATGATCCAGACTTGGATCAAAAAGAGGCGTATATTAGCTATCTTAAAGCGCTCAGTGATGCTTTTAGCGAAGAGGAACGCAGTGAACTGATTGCAAAATGGGCAGAAGTGGATCGTAAATGGATGAAGATTACCTCTCCAATTCAAATTGGGCATCCTTTGGAATACTATGAAGATCACTATAAGAAGGCGGTTGCATTAGAGTGGGATGTCAGGGTTTCTAACCCTGAAGACAAAGGTGCTTACGTAACGTATGAGCGAATTTTGAAAATGATCATTCGTCTGTTTGATCAAAATAATCTTGATGCAACACAGATCAAAGAGATGATGCTTTTTAATTTGAAACGTGTTCAGCTGTACATCGGAAGACCTGCTCTTTTTTATGCGGCAGAGTTTAATGGACTTTTTTCAGCACAAGTGGTTCCCAATGATGAAACGGTCAGTCGCGAACTTGGCAAAAAGATTTTTGCCTTTTCCGATAACATCTTAGACTCTTTGCGTGATAAACCCTTTTTGAAAATTAATCAAGAGGTTTTAGGTAAAGATTTTATGGATAAAGAGCGTGAACTGATTTATCATGATGCAAAAACATGGCATCAAGTGTATGAAGTGACAACGATTGGGCATGAATTTGGGCATATTTTGTGGATGGATCATGACACTGAAGCGAAGATGAATCAAAGCGGCGTCTTTAAAAATATTGAAGAATTTAAAGCAACGACAGGTGGCTTGGTTGCGTTTTTTATGCAAGAAGATGAGCGTCTCAAAGAGGCCATTTTACGTGATACCATTAAGCGTTCCATTGGTTTAATTGGCTGGATGAAAACAGGTGAAGTGGAGCCGTATTACTGCGAAGGGTTAATTCATTTGACGGGACTTTTTCAAAGTGGTGTTCTGACTTTTGATCAAACATTGCGGATTGATCTTTCAACCAATACCTATGAAACGCTTAAAGAGTGGTACTTTAAAACCTATACAGAACTTTTGGAACATTACCTCGCCAAAGCAGATGCTAAACTCTTTTTAGAGCGCTATGCACGTAAAGAAGAGGGCATATACTTTCCTAATGACCCTCGTGTGCACTCCTTTGTGGATTACTATTGGGCATTGCATCAACGCATGGGACGCGATATTGACGAGAGTGTCAAACGTTCAGATTGGCTTTAA
- a CDS encoding YdjY domain-containing protein: protein MKKTLAFLAVVALLFSACQKKDTTSTTQNVSVNGVSLSAPMKVDKENKTITILAAVNGKYLTENTRHAVVFKDGKFGDKPVFRAFQNQNDFLQAMLEIGGVAGNNMTKANGETTYVEGQKIALSVTWNGAPKSYDINEVISDSNNKLIDLRFGGNEKNAKELNTGCITCLDSCSVGIISNHAYTYGAVEKRGEVIFHGNAAILPKDGTLVAVTYKLINE from the coding sequence ATGAAAAAAACCCTCGCCTTCTTAGCTGTTGTTGCGCTTCTTTTTAGCGCATGTCAAAAAAAAGATACAACATCTACGACTCAAAATGTCTCCGTTAATGGTGTTTCCCTTAGCGCTCCAATGAAAGTGGATAAAGAAAACAAAACGATTACTATTTTAGCGGCTGTCAATGGTAAATATTTGACTGAAAATACACGTCATGCTGTTGTTTTTAAAGATGGTAAGTTTGGTGACAAACCAGTTTTTAGAGCCTTTCAAAATCAAAATGACTTTCTTCAAGCGATGCTTGAAATTGGTGGGGTTGCAGGTAATAACATGACGAAAGCCAATGGCGAAACAACCTACGTGGAAGGTCAAAAAATCGCACTAAGCGTAACATGGAACGGTGCGCCTAAAAGCTATGACATCAATGAAGTCATCAGTGACAGCAACAATAAGCTGATTGATTTACGCTTTGGCGGTAACGAAAAAAATGCTAAAGAGCTCAATACAGGATGTATTACCTGTTTGGACAGTTGTTCTGTTGGTATTATTTCCAATCACGCTTATACCTATGGTGCCGTTGAAAAACGTGGCGAAGTCATTTTCCATGGTAATGCGGCCATTCTTCCAAAAGATGGTACATTGGTTGCCGTAACCTATAAATTGATCAATGAATAA
- a CDS encoding TVP38/TMEM64 family protein yields the protein MKRSQIILLLLTILCLGLYFTIPSIQTQLNLAVSILCSLNLESVIAYLREFGVYAALISFLLMILQSIIAPIPAFLITLSNAAIFGWALGALLSWSSAMVGAALCFFIARILGRDVVEKLTSKKALDTADAFFERYGKHTIIVCRLLPFISFDLISYAAGLTSIRFWSFWVATGIGQLPATLVYSYFGQNLSSGGKIIFITLLMMFALSIIIYIFKKIYDKKARIS from the coding sequence ATGAAACGATCGCAAATCATTTTACTTCTACTTACGATACTGTGTTTGGGGCTTTATTTCACCATTCCAAGTATTCAAACACAGCTCAATCTTGCTGTCTCTATTTTATGCTCCCTCAATTTGGAGAGTGTCATTGCCTATTTACGAGAATTTGGCGTGTATGCAGCCTTGATCTCCTTTTTACTGATGATCCTTCAATCTATTATCGCTCCCATTCCTGCTTTTTTGATTACGCTTTCCAATGCAGCCATTTTTGGATGGGCATTAGGAGCGCTTCTATCGTGGAGTAGTGCGATGGTAGGAGCAGCTCTTTGCTTTTTTATTGCACGTATTTTAGGGCGTGATGTAGTCGAAAAATTAACCAGTAAAAAAGCTTTGGATACCGCCGATGCCTTTTTTGAGCGTTATGGAAAGCATACGATTATTGTTTGTCGATTACTGCCTTTTATCTCATTTGATCTTATCAGTTATGCAGCAGGTCTAACGTCGATTCGTTTTTGGAGTTTTTGGGTGGCAACGGGTATTGGACAACTACCCGCAACGCTGGTATATAGCTACTTTGGACAAAATCTAAGCAGTGGTGGAAAAATTATTTTTATCACGCTTTTGATGATGTTTGCGCTCAGCATCATCATCTATATCTTTAAAAAAATCTACGATAAAAAAGCGCGTATTTCTTAG
- a CDS encoding GGDEF domain-containing protein, with the protein MLNEKWQTLIDVADFAFQPIVNIYTGKLYAVEALIRNYEPAGFTTIDCVFDSAYSEKTLYSIDVKLREKAIHKFSLLPFSKHIKLFYNLDNRITMMPDFKSGYTCELLSTYEMDTSNICFELSEKHQVGMYAGVDKLVLNLYKQQGYKMAIDDFGVGFSGLQMLFNADPNFIKIDRFFICDIHLSKKKKLFVSSIVQIAQAMGIFTIAEGVECEEEYNECKKLGCNMVQGYFVQKPTLDVTQIVMSYEHLKLVDQSDKRKNGKIANIEKYLQKSSTVFMDSPINDVYEVLKGDKKNHFVPVLARDQTPLGIIRDADIKAYLYSNYGKALLYNLTQGSLKKIIAHCGRADINDPIEKILKIYAFDDDNDAILITENEKYLGYLSSKVLLDIVNEKNIVDAKDQNPLTGLSGNRIINEFVANAMDSKEKVMMAYFDFDNFKPFNDYYGFRKGDRAITLFADILKSSVGFDECLVGHVGGDDFFLGWSLKEEDSFEKVYAIVLEIVTKFSEDIKSFYCEQGLSSGYIMAKNRDGVIQQFPLMTVSAAVICHGFGYQHDFDDNELNEIFGVLKKSAKASPTHIACVDLGVIKDAI; encoded by the coding sequence ATGTTAAATGAAAAATGGCAAACGCTCATTGATGTAGCAGACTTTGCTTTTCAGCCCATTGTCAATATTTATACAGGGAAACTTTACGCGGTAGAGGCGTTGATTCGCAACTATGAGCCTGCTGGTTTTACCACGATTGATTGTGTTTTTGATAGTGCTTACAGTGAAAAAACACTTTATAGTATTGATGTGAAGCTTCGTGAAAAAGCAATCCATAAGTTTTCATTACTCCCCTTTTCAAAACATATTAAACTCTTTTACAACCTCGATAATCGCATTACGATGATGCCTGATTTTAAGTCTGGTTATACCTGTGAACTGCTTTCTACCTATGAAATGGACACCTCAAATATCTGCTTTGAACTCTCCGAAAAACATCAAGTGGGTATGTACGCTGGTGTTGATAAGCTCGTGCTCAACCTTTACAAACAGCAAGGCTATAAAATGGCCATAGACGATTTTGGCGTCGGCTTCTCAGGGCTTCAAATGCTCTTTAATGCCGATCCCAATTTCATCAAGATTGATCGTTTTTTTATTTGCGATATCCATCTCAGTAAAAAGAAAAAGCTTTTTGTGAGTTCCATCGTTCAAATTGCGCAGGCGATGGGTATTTTTACGATTGCTGAAGGCGTTGAGTGCGAAGAGGAATATAACGAATGTAAAAAGCTTGGCTGCAATATGGTTCAGGGTTATTTTGTGCAAAAACCTACCCTTGATGTCACACAAATAGTGATGAGTTATGAGCATCTCAAACTGGTCGATCAAAGTGATAAACGCAAAAATGGCAAAATAGCGAACATAGAAAAATACCTTCAAAAAAGTTCTACGGTGTTTATGGATTCGCCTATTAACGATGTTTATGAAGTGCTCAAAGGCGATAAAAAAAACCATTTTGTTCCGGTTCTTGCACGTGATCAGACACCGCTTGGTATTATTAGAGATGCCGATATTAAGGCATATCTTTACTCCAATTATGGCAAAGCCTTATTGTACAATTTGACACAAGGAAGTTTAAAAAAAATTATTGCCCATTGTGGGCGAGCGGACATCAATGATCCGATTGAAAAGATTTTAAAAATTTATGCGTTTGATGATGACAATGATGCCATTTTGATCACGGAAAATGAAAAGTATTTAGGATATCTCAGCTCCAAAGTGCTTTTAGATATTGTCAATGAGAAAAATATTGTGGACGCCAAAGATCAAAACCCGCTTACGGGACTTTCCGGCAACCGCATTATCAATGAATTTGTTGCCAATGCAATGGATAGTAAAGAGAAAGTGATGATGGCATATTTTGACTTTGACAACTTCAAGCCTTTTAATGACTACTATGGTTTCCGCAAAGGAGATCGTGCTATTACACTTTTTGCAGACATCTTAAAAAGTTCGGTAGGATTTGATGAATGCTTGGTCGGGCATGTCGGTGGAGATGATTTTTTCCTCGGTTGGAGTCTTAAAGAGGAAGATAGTTTTGAAAAAGTTTATGCTATTGTCTTAGAAATTGTCACGAAATTTTCTGAAGATATTAAGAGTTTTTACTGCGAGCAAGGATTGAGCTCTGGGTATATCATGGCAAAAAATCGCGATGGTGTGATCCAGCAGTTTCCTCTGATGACCGTTAGTGCAGCCGTTATTTGCCATGGTTTTGGCTATCAGCATGATTTTGATGACAATGAACTCAATGAAATCTTTGGGGTTCTCAAAAAAAGTGCAAAAGCCTCACCAACACACATTGCGTGTGTTGATTTGGGCGTAATTAAAGACGCGATATAA
- a CDS encoding ATP-binding protein gives MSYLRTFSTPSTKTKTMIFVLMLFLAMATIFGWMRYIDVREGIEKSRKDYATQIHSIYEMTLKRTSAFYLNRAYANLDSYGIKEALEQKNIAQLTGLSSFRWNVLKQENPYLLGIRFYDEKLTLLAYLGKEPKKEEIEQSGEVPKEPEVGFFFSKHYAAYHIMVPVLVHEKIIGMLEFAIAPEFFLNEVEEFSNLKGYILFKGEEFAPLDEALLGISLNDGEISQNKKSTYITHVIPLKGIIRDDLAELLFFQDISDQQQKLLDAVYEAFFVALSMMAVILVILNYGFNVLILRLEESEASLKELNHTLEDRVNEEITRRMENEQILMHQSRLASMGEMIGNIAHQWRQPLSELGATLMNLQILWEKQKLTTAIFDDRIKRSEGLIAYMSKTIDDFRNFFVSDNQKERYSVNEAVHKSLALIESALKNHHITLLLQEDDRCEVEGYPSQFAQAMLNIISNAKDILLERSIRTPTIWITLTCKAGKTLIRIADNGGGIALVPIEKIFEPYVSTKHAKNGTGIGLYMSKTIIEKNANGILRAYNSDKGAVFEIIL, from the coding sequence TTGTCTTACCTTAGAACTTTTTCTACCCCTTCAACGAAGACCAAAACGATGATCTTCGTACTGATGCTGTTTCTAGCGATGGCGACGATTTTTGGCTGGATGCGTTATATTGATGTGAGAGAAGGGATTGAAAAGTCGCGTAAAGATTATGCAACACAGATTCACAGTATTTACGAAATGACATTGAAACGTACCAGTGCTTTTTACCTCAATCGCGCCTATGCCAATCTTGATTCATACGGTATTAAAGAGGCATTAGAGCAGAAAAACATCGCACAACTGACAGGACTTTCAAGCTTTCGATGGAACGTGCTTAAGCAGGAAAATCCTTATTTACTCGGAATTCGTTTTTACGATGAAAAATTGACACTGCTTGCCTATCTTGGGAAAGAACCTAAAAAGGAAGAGATTGAGCAGAGTGGTGAAGTGCCCAAAGAGCCTGAAGTTGGCTTTTTCTTCTCTAAACATTACGCGGCGTATCATATTATGGTGCCAGTGTTGGTGCATGAAAAAATCATCGGAATGCTTGAGTTTGCAATCGCTCCTGAGTTTTTTCTCAACGAGGTCGAAGAGTTTTCCAATCTCAAAGGCTATATTCTTTTCAAAGGAGAGGAGTTTGCTCCTTTAGATGAAGCACTCTTGGGAATTAGCCTTAACGATGGTGAAATTTCTCAAAATAAAAAAAGTACTTACATTACCCATGTCATTCCTCTTAAGGGAATCATTAGAGATGATTTAGCGGAGCTTCTTTTCTTTCAAGATATTAGTGATCAACAGCAAAAACTTTTAGATGCAGTGTATGAAGCCTTTTTTGTAGCACTGAGTATGATGGCTGTGATTCTTGTCATCCTCAATTACGGTTTTAATGTCTTGATTTTAAGGCTTGAAGAGAGTGAGGCAAGCCTTAAAGAGCTCAATCACACACTGGAAGATCGCGTCAATGAGGAGATCACGAGACGCATGGAAAATGAGCAAATCTTAATGCACCAAAGTAGACTTGCGAGTATGGGTGAGATGATTGGGAACATCGCTCATCAATGGCGTCAGCCTCTGAGTGAGCTGGGGGCGACACTGATGAATCTGCAAATTCTTTGGGAAAAACAAAAACTCACCACAGCGATTTTTGACGATCGCATCAAGCGTTCAGAAGGGTTAATTGCCTACATGTCTAAAACGATCGATGACTTTCGCAACTTTTTTGTCAGTGACAACCAAAAGGAGCGTTACTCTGTCAATGAAGCGGTTCATAAATCCCTTGCTCTCATTGAATCCGCTTTGAAAAATCATCACATCACACTTCTGCTTCAAGAAGATGATCGCTGTGAAGTAGAGGGGTATCCCAGCCAATTTGCCCAAGCAATGTTAAACATCATCAGTAACGCCAAAGACATTCTTTTGGAGCGCTCTATCCGTACTCCAACGATTTGGATCACCCTTACATGTAAAGCAGGGAAAACGCTCATTCGCATCGCAGACAATGGTGGAGGAATCGCGCTTGTGCCGATCGAAAAAATCTTTGAGCCTTATGTGAGTACCAAACATGCGAAGAATGGTACGGGCATTGGGCTTTATATGAGCAAAACGATCATCGAAAAAAACGCTAATGGCATTTTACGCGCTTACAACAGCGATAAAGGCGCTGTATTTGAGATCATCCTCTAA
- a CDS encoding response regulator transcription factor, with protein sequence MANPLSLFEHLCILYAEDEESLRKSVVQTLELFFDKVVEARDGEEALDLFFEHKPDILLLDICMPKCDGLKLLKEIRQSHKRVPVIIMSAYAEPSYFQQSIELNICKYLLKPFSKESFLDALHTCASWMYEWGDGGMIKAGRDLFYDPETGTLVNEGVSFVLTKKERLLFEYFLRQKNRVISFDELEEAIWAEEGGSKEALKALVKELRKKLTKESIENVFGIGYKLVLP encoded by the coding sequence ATGGCAAACCCACTTTCTTTGTTTGAACATCTGTGCATTTTATACGCCGAAGATGAAGAGAGTCTGCGCAAAAGCGTCGTTCAAACTTTGGAGCTTTTCTTTGATAAAGTCGTCGAAGCACGTGATGGAGAAGAGGCATTAGACCTTTTTTTTGAACACAAGCCAGACATTTTATTGCTTGATATTTGTATGCCAAAGTGTGATGGCTTAAAGCTGCTCAAAGAGATTCGCCAATCGCACAAACGTGTTCCCGTGATTATCATGAGTGCATACGCAGAGCCAAGTTATTTTCAGCAATCCATAGAGCTTAATATTTGCAAATACCTTCTCAAACCTTTTTCTAAAGAGAGCTTTTTAGATGCACTTCACACCTGTGCTTCTTGGATGTACGAATGGGGTGATGGCGGTATGATCAAAGCGGGGAGGGATCTTTTTTATGACCCCGAAACGGGTACCTTGGTGAATGAAGGTGTATCGTTTGTTCTGACTAAAAAAGAGCGTCTTTTATTTGAGTATTTTTTGCGCCAAAAAAATCGTGTGATCTCATTTGATGAGCTTGAAGAAGCGATTTGGGCAGAAGAGGGTGGAAGTAAAGAGGCACTTAAAGCCCTCGTGAAAGAACTTCGCAAAAAATTGACCAAAGAGAGCATCGAAAATGTCTTTGGTATAGGATACAAACTTGTCTTACCTTAG
- a CDS encoding substrate-binding periplasmic protein, with the protein MHFQAHLVCGIISILLGVTSLFGGDIALYAVPNPPFSFRDKGAIKGLSIDLLEASLATLRPRFAQEEIELEALNKMYDEALRHPKAFLVTMVRLKEREQQFNWLGPIATVRLGLITKRTTDLPKGQSTLEILRPLRIATIKETSSEKLLFKEIGEKNGLNITRVSTPIQGYKMLEYGRIDALVYTDVPFVYHLITEGQDVSQYRMAYVILNTDYYICVGKDVPKEQFNIMQAQLNHLKELDSKGSSMYDRMVANYLNGAVLKP; encoded by the coding sequence ATGCATTTTCAGGCTCATTTAGTATGTGGAATTATTTCTATACTTTTAGGTGTTACTTCTCTTTTTGGTGGAGATATTGCACTCTATGCTGTTCCTAACCCCCCGTTTAGCTTTCGTGATAAAGGTGCTATTAAAGGCTTAAGTATTGACCTTTTAGAAGCAAGCCTTGCAACATTAAGACCACGTTTTGCTCAAGAAGAGATTGAACTTGAGGCATTAAATAAAATGTATGATGAAGCGCTACGACATCCTAAAGCATTTTTAGTGACGATGGTGAGGCTCAAAGAGAGAGAACAACAATTTAATTGGCTTGGACCAATTGCTACGGTGCGATTAGGACTGATTACCAAGAGAACAACTGATCTTCCAAAAGGGCAAAGCACCTTAGAAATCTTACGTCCGCTTAGAATTGCAACGATTAAAGAGACCTCCTCTGAAAAATTGCTTTTTAAAGAAATCGGTGAAAAAAATGGACTGAATATTACACGTGTTTCAACACCGATCCAAGGGTACAAAATGTTAGAGTATGGCAGAATTGATGCGCTTGTTTATACGGATGTTCCTTTTGTGTATCATTTGATAACAGAAGGACAAGATGTCTCACAATACCGTATGGCCTATGTTATTCTCAATACAGATTATTATATTTGTGTCGGTAAAGACGTACCCAAAGAGCAGTTTAATATTATGCAAGCACAGCTGAATCATCTAAAAGAGCTTGATAGTAAAGGAAGTAGCATGTACGATCGTATGGTGGCTAATTACCTCAATGGTGCTGTCCTTAAGCCTTAA
- a CDS encoding ABC transporter permease, with translation MQSIPLLNLLYMLLPLCVVAFFYYIWVGKKTEIAFATARMSIQLIVIGYVLTSLFTTNALWLLALLVAVMITTASFIVRRNIRHQDIQTYFAILVSIALGGTLNLALVLWCVLNLENPLEPRFVIPLAGMIYANSMNAISLCAERYEKEREHYDIEKARAIAFKASMIPQINSFLAVGFVSLPGMMTGQILSGVDPLIAVRYQIVVMGMILSSGAMSNILYLMYVAFKEAKH, from the coding sequence ATGCAATCCATTCCCCTTTTAAATTTACTCTATATGCTTTTACCCCTGTGTGTGGTTGCTTTTTTTTACTACATTTGGGTTGGTAAAAAAACAGAGATTGCCTTTGCAACAGCCAGAATGAGCATTCAGTTGATCGTTATTGGCTATGTATTAACCTCACTCTTTACAACCAATGCACTATGGCTTTTAGCACTGTTAGTTGCAGTGATGATCACCACAGCCTCTTTCATTGTCAGACGCAATATCCGCCATCAAGATATTCAAACGTACTTTGCTATTTTAGTCTCCATCGCATTGGGTGGCACATTAAATCTAGCGCTTGTGTTATGGTGTGTTTTAAATCTTGAAAATCCACTCGAGCCTCGTTTTGTGATTCCTTTAGCGGGGATGATTTATGCCAATTCCATGAATGCCATCTCTTTGTGTGCCGAGCGATATGAAAAAGAGAGAGAACATTATGACATTGAAAAAGCGAGAGCCATTGCGTTTAAAGCATCCATGATCCCTCAAATTAACTCCTTTTTGGCGGTTGGTTTTGTCTCACTTCCTGGAATGATGACAGGACAGATTTTATCAGGCGTTGATCCCCTGATTGCGGTACGGTATCAAATTGTTGTGATGGGAATGATCTTAAGCAGTGGGGCAATGAGCAATATCCTTTATTTAATGTATGTTGCTTTTAAAGAGGCAAAACATTAA